A single window of Metallosphaera hakonensis JCM 8857 = DSM 7519 DNA harbors:
- the cpsA gene encoding carboxypeptidase CpsA has protein sequence MEPERIYEESKSIEDQVINLRRQIHSNPELSYQEYETARLVANYLRSLGLEVREKVGLETGVVGIIKGRKKKVIGLRADMDALPVMEETGLPFSSKRPGVMHACGHDAHTAMLLGVAKILSEHLEDIGEVRLIFQPAEEDGGRGGALPMIEAGVMEGVDYVFGLHVMSGYQSGVLATRQGPLMACPDSFKVRVVGKGGHGSAPHETIDPVYVTAMLINGLQGIRSRQINPLEPFVLSVTSVHTGTKDNIIPNEAVMEGTIRTLSNETREKALASFRNIVRSICEAYGAECKVEFKEDAYPITINDPATTKRAMEILRELPGVEVKETSPVMGGEDFSRFLQKAKGSFIFLGTRNEEKGIVYPNHSSKFTVDEGSLKIGVASLALLAMRFSS, from the coding sequence ATGGAACCAGAACGGATTTACGAGGAGTCAAAATCAATTGAGGACCAAGTTATAAATCTAAGAAGACAAATTCATTCAAACCCAGAACTGTCTTACCAGGAATATGAGACTGCCAGGTTAGTGGCGAACTACCTTAGATCTCTTGGCTTAGAAGTGAGAGAGAAGGTTGGTTTAGAAACAGGCGTAGTGGGTATTATTAAGGGAAGGAAAAAGAAAGTTATAGGGCTGAGGGCAGATATGGATGCCTTACCGGTAATGGAGGAGACAGGGTTACCCTTTTCCTCTAAGAGACCGGGAGTTATGCATGCCTGTGGTCATGACGCACACACTGCCATGCTTCTAGGTGTCGCCAAGATCCTATCAGAGCACCTGGAGGATATCGGAGAGGTCAGACTCATTTTCCAACCCGCTGAAGAGGACGGTGGTAGGGGTGGGGCTCTTCCGATGATAGAGGCAGGAGTAATGGAAGGGGTGGATTACGTCTTCGGTCTTCACGTAATGTCGGGTTATCAATCGGGAGTGCTCGCCACGCGCCAGGGACCTCTCATGGCATGTCCAGATTCCTTCAAGGTGAGGGTAGTTGGAAAGGGTGGGCACGGCTCAGCCCCTCATGAGACCATAGATCCGGTTTATGTAACTGCTATGCTGATCAATGGGTTACAGGGAATAAGATCTAGACAGATAAACCCCTTAGAACCCTTTGTCCTATCAGTGACAAGTGTACACACTGGTACCAAGGATAACATCATACCCAATGAGGCTGTCATGGAAGGAACCATAAGAACCTTAAGCAATGAGACAAGAGAGAAGGCATTGGCCTCGTTTAGAAATATTGTTAGATCGATCTGCGAGGCATATGGGGCAGAATGTAAGGTGGAATTTAAGGAAGACGCGTATCCCATAACCATAAACGATCCAGCTACTACGAAAAGAGCCATGGAGATACTGAGGGAGTTACCTGGAGTCGAGGTAAAGGAAACTTCCCCAGTAATGGGTGGAGAAGACTTCTCTAGATTCCTTCAAAAAGCAAAAGGTTCCTTTATTTTCCTAGGAACCAGGAATGAGGAAAAGGGAATAGTTTATCCAAATCACAGCTCAAAGTTCACTGTAGATGAGGGCTCTCTCAAGATAGGAGTAGCGTCATTAGCTTTATTGGCGATGAGGTTTTCCTCATGA
- the speB gene encoding agmatinase has product MRQIDALKSPRFAQISTYARLPLCGDERPDAIFMGIPFDDATTYRPGARFGPIGIRDGSRLLRPYNPFQKVYPLDKLSACDGGDVDVIPGHIEDTMSRIQEALVDYMKRSTVFIAGGDHSITLPVLRAINKVHGKVNLVHFDSHYDFWDSHWGKKYDHGTWLRRALEEGLLNTVVQIGIRGSLFSHEDVEDSKRLGITSFNVREAKLQPERILNKLNEIQGKTYISFDIDVVDPAFAPGTGTPEVGGLSSFEALEFIRSMNIDLVGFDVVEVSPPYDVSEITSMLAANLVYEAMSLKARTMIGKELKAN; this is encoded by the coding sequence ATGAGGCAAATAGATGCCCTTAAATCCCCTAGGTTTGCACAGATTTCGACTTACGCTAGGCTCCCCCTATGCGGGGATGAAAGACCTGACGCTATTTTCATGGGCATTCCCTTCGATGACGCTACAACCTATAGACCTGGAGCTAGATTCGGACCCATTGGAATAAGGGATGGGTCTAGATTATTGAGACCATACAATCCATTTCAGAAGGTTTATCCACTGGACAAGCTATCCGCCTGCGATGGAGGAGACGTTGATGTTATCCCTGGTCATATTGAAGACACCATGTCCCGTATCCAAGAGGCCCTAGTGGACTACATGAAAAGGTCAACCGTATTCATTGCCGGGGGCGATCATTCAATAACCTTGCCTGTCCTTAGAGCTATAAATAAAGTTCACGGCAAGGTCAACCTAGTTCACTTCGATTCTCACTATGATTTCTGGGATTCCCATTGGGGTAAGAAATACGATCATGGAACTTGGTTGAGGAGAGCGCTTGAAGAAGGTCTTTTGAATACCGTTGTTCAGATAGGCATCAGAGGCTCTCTGTTCTCTCATGAAGACGTCGAGGACTCTAAAAGGCTAGGTATAACCTCCTTTAACGTGAGGGAAGCGAAGCTCCAGCCAGAAAGGATATTGAATAAGCTTAACGAAATCCAAGGAAAAACCTATATCTCCTTTGATATTGACGTTGTAGACCCCGCCTTCGCGCCAGGCACTGGAACTCCAGAAGTGGGTGGATTATCATCCTTCGAAGCACTGGAGTTCATAAGATCGATGAATATAGACTTAGTGGGATTCGACGTGGTGGAGGTATCTCCTCCCTATGACGTCAGCGAAATAACCTCCATGCTAGCGGCTAACCTAGTATATGAAGCCATGAGTCTCAAGGCTA